One segment of Streptomyces sp. NBC_00576 DNA contains the following:
- a CDS encoding vWA domain-containing protein — MIESNRGHLLPVYVLADESGSMIHHIDDLNDGLRSLHQALLGEPMAAAKVRFSVLGFSDDVIERVHLVDLRSANEFPLLTTRGMTSYATAFEDLISRIPADIQGLKAEGYQVHRPAVFLFSDGLPNRGEDWRDAHRRLTDRQLTLGAPNIIAVGIEDADAQTINAVATQPEFGFIVNKGVEVGDAIAKFCTALTRSVIASGRSLGSPNPQLTVDKPEGFTVAIDVI; from the coding sequence ATGATCGAAAGCAACCGGGGGCACTTGCTTCCCGTCTATGTCCTGGCCGACGAGTCGGGGTCGATGATCCATCACATCGACGACCTGAACGACGGCCTGAGATCCCTGCACCAGGCGCTGCTCGGTGAGCCGATGGCCGCCGCCAAGGTGCGCTTCTCCGTCCTGGGCTTCTCCGACGACGTGATCGAGCGGGTCCACCTCGTCGACCTGCGCAGCGCCAACGAGTTCCCGCTCCTGACCACCCGCGGCATGACGAGCTATGCCACCGCCTTCGAGGACCTGATCAGCCGCATCCCCGCCGACATCCAGGGCCTCAAGGCCGAGGGGTACCAGGTGCACCGGCCCGCCGTGTTCCTCTTCAGCGACGGGCTGCCCAACAGAGGGGAGGACTGGCGGGACGCCCATCGACGGCTCACCGACCGCCAGTTGACCCTGGGTGCGCCCAACATCATCGCTGTCGGTATCGAGGACGCCGACGCGCAGACCATCAACGCGGTCGCCACGCAGCCCGAGTTCGGGTTCATCGTGAACAAGGGCGTCGAAGTCGGCGACGCCATCGCCAAGTTCTGCACCGCCCTCACCAGGAGCGTCATCGCCTCGGGCCGTTCGCTCGGCTCGCCCAACCCGCAGCTCACCGTCGACAAGCCGGAAGGCTTCACCGTCGCGATCGATGTGATCTGA